Proteins found in one uncultured Desulfuromonas sp. genomic segment:
- a CDS encoding sigma 54-interacting transcriptional regulator: MEPLPQSELLASHRVSRQHHLEAFNRTQSNVMGDGVLTVDRDGRIQLSDRVIRQIFDIYPGHHIADSFPELWREIGRVIRFEVDLCQLPVDKDGESFQVNVSPIVHEQQLLGAICVFADKSDLGVISRKMRAYKALSSELSEIVDSCFEGLWICDGNADVIRINPASARINNVNADDVIGRNMVDLVREGIIDRSATLEVLEKKETVNFLRTTNEGRLVLNAGTPIFSDDGSISKVVVSERDITEIDEMQRRLEEQSALNSHFQSQLLELKQAEMASTTIIAKSPSMVRALNQALKVSQADSSVLVLGESGVGKGLFADLIHQHSRRSDKPLIKINCGAIPETLIESELFGHEKGAFTGAQTAKPGHIEMAHGGILFLDEIAELPLASQVKLLRFLEDGEVTRLGATKSRMVDVRIIAATHANLEQMVEDKLFRLDLYYRLNVIPLHIPALRERRDCILPLLQHYIEQFSRKNGMKKRLTNAAMETLLSYDWPGNVRQLMNICERMLVMSDGELIDIPDLPQNLVKAVPQEPLNGKRLTLQQAMDSYERAILMDAMKEHGNQYRVASALGVNQSTVARKLRRHGLRPR; encoded by the coding sequence ATGGAGCCGTTGCCTCAGTCTGAATTGCTCGCCAGCCATCGTGTCAGCCGTCAACACCATCTGGAAGCGTTTAACCGCACCCAGAGTAATGTCATGGGCGATGGGGTGCTTACGGTGGACCGCGACGGCAGAATTCAGCTCAGTGATCGGGTGATCCGGCAGATCTTCGATATTTATCCCGGCCACCACATTGCCGACAGCTTTCCCGAATTGTGGCGTGAAATTGGTCGGGTGATCCGCTTTGAAGTCGACCTCTGTCAGTTGCCGGTGGATAAGGATGGTGAGTCGTTTCAGGTGAACGTGTCGCCGATTGTCCACGAACAGCAATTGCTTGGTGCCATTTGCGTGTTCGCCGATAAAAGTGACCTCGGCGTTATTTCCCGCAAGATGCGCGCCTATAAAGCGTTGTCCAGTGAGTTGTCCGAAATTGTCGACTCCTGTTTCGAAGGGTTGTGGATCTGCGATGGCAACGCCGATGTGATCCGGATTAATCCGGCCTCGGCTCGCATCAACAATGTGAATGCCGACGATGTGATTGGCCGCAATATGGTGGATCTGGTGCGTGAAGGGATCATTGATCGCTCGGCCACCCTCGAAGTCCTGGAAAAAAAAGAGACCGTCAACTTTCTACGTACGACCAATGAAGGGCGACTGGTGCTTAATGCCGGGACGCCTATTTTTAGCGATGACGGATCGATCTCCAAAGTGGTGGTCAGTGAACGCGACATTACCGAGATTGATGAAATGCAGCGCCGCCTTGAAGAGCAGTCGGCCCTCAATTCCCATTTTCAGTCGCAACTGCTTGAACTGAAACAGGCGGAGATGGCTTCGACCACGATTATCGCCAAAAGCCCGTCCATGGTGCGGGCTTTGAATCAGGCCCTTAAGGTCAGTCAGGCCGACTCGTCGGTGCTGGTGCTCGGCGAGTCCGGTGTCGGCAAAGGGCTGTTCGCCGATCTGATCCATCAGCACTCACGACGCAGCGACAAACCGCTGATTAAAATCAACTGTGGGGCAATCCCGGAAACCCTGATTGAGTCCGAACTGTTCGGCCACGAAAAAGGGGCCTTTACCGGTGCGCAGACCGCCAAACCGGGCCATATTGAGATGGCCCATGGCGGTATCCTGTTTCTCGATGAAATTGCCGAGCTGCCTTTGGCCTCTCAGGTGAAGTTACTGCGTTTTCTTGAAGACGGTGAAGTGACGCGACTCGGCGCTACAAAATCGCGCATGGTGGATGTGCGTATTATTGCCGCGACCCATGCCAATCTTGAGCAGATGGTCGAAGACAAGCTGTTTCGCCTGGATCTTTATTACCGGCTTAATGTCATCCCGCTGCATATCCCGGCGTTGCGTGAACGGCGTGATTGTATCCTGCCGTTGCTTCAGCATTATATTGAACAGTTCAGCCGTAAGAACGGCATGAAAAAACGGTTGACCAATGCCGCCATGGAAACCCTGTTGTCCTATGACTGGCCGGGCAATGTCCGGCAGTTGATGAACATCTGCGAGCGCATGCTGGTGATGTCGGACGGTGAATTGATTGATATCCCGGATCTGCCGCAAAACCTGGTCAAAGCCGTGCCGCAGGAACCATTAAACGGCAAACGGCTGACGTTGCAACAAGCCATGGACAGCTATGAGCGGGCCATCCTCATGGATGCCATGAAAGAGCACGGCAATCAGTACCGGGTGGCCTCGGCTCTGGGGGTCAACCAGTCAACAGTGGCGCGTAAGCTGCGTCGTCACGGATTGCGCCCGAGATGA
- a CDS encoding NAD-glutamate dehydrogenase domain-containing protein, producing MTGASNIRLTEGMQDQMQKMVQVATHKQQHFEKHLHWLQRTMHPYFFITMKNDAEVVTQLAFALDDIARCRRMVLVDREHRLVVACLNQPGSLYETVSHIRDRVISYADFSESLQPLPGCQETLEVQTFEFDCKSAQAIAHASAAKTPVAIKNRVFEALKEHYPQFDHHRWQKLFATIWLNNRRYVLNSPPRRVAQLVWLYQQCIDHDGIFFDVEEADCTEEGMPGKGARLFFGVGNPPQKAFLPQVVEVFNRFNVMIDRAYCLTINNGIHPYFLSTFYVTTDQGIPLENDSPLFQTLREELYNTQILSSQCETYRRLVAPGIMSGVDASLISALVGFCHTNLAHNHPDSFDLEGIVRAFYAHPTIALQLIALFRCRFDPDVENRDEFYHLELDSTRNMIDEYTTGRRFLDEFRRTIFHCALLFIRHTLKTNFYVREKHALAFRLDPAYLDELGEAFTADLPAERPFRISYFYGRFGCGYHIGFSDIARGGWRTLITQGRDDYVTAANTLFRENYVLAHTQHLKNKDIYEGGSKLVAVLNADGESTEDGILPCLYKLQFGFVHAFLDLFVTREDGRAADARVVDYYGEEEPIELGPDENMHDSMVELIAQMATRRGYVLGSGIMSSKKVGINHKEYGVTSIGVVKFAEIAMRCQGIDIHNDAFSVKLTGGPNGDVAGNAMKLLLERCPHVRITTIVDGGGALYDPAGADRDALGALLLVDDIDSYDVEALHPGGFVLHRHNTRRNGLCEMFLKVSRDDNGLCEEWITNDQFYREYNRLMVASRSDLFLPCGGRPETLDDNTWSRFFDSEGLPSAAVIVEGANSFITPNARRKLQEKGVVILRDASANKCGVISSSYEILANLMLTDREFLFRKERYVEDVIARLNQRASDEAQLIFNRYEQLGGGTLYTEISDGISREINQAYARLFEFFEDHPEHWRKPEYHRLLVQHLPAVIGQTARFCKRIANLPDKIKSAILASEIASSLVYHACEQDEFMERVQRHVEKLGQGAPSSK from the coding sequence ATGACAGGAGCAAGCAACATCCGGTTGACGGAGGGGATGCAGGACCAGATGCAGAAAATGGTTCAGGTCGCAACCCACAAACAACAACACTTTGAAAAACACCTGCACTGGCTGCAGCGCACCATGCATCCGTATTTTTTCATTACCATGAAAAACGATGCCGAAGTGGTGACCCAGCTCGCCTTTGCCCTGGATGACATTGCCCGCTGTCGGCGGATGGTGCTGGTCGATCGTGAGCATCGCCTGGTGGTCGCCTGTCTCAATCAGCCGGGCTCCTTGTACGAAACCGTCAGTCATATTCGCGACCGGGTCATCTCCTATGCGGATTTTTCCGAATCCCTGCAACCCTTGCCGGGCTGTCAGGAAACGCTTGAGGTCCAGACCTTTGAATTTGACTGCAAAAGTGCCCAGGCCATTGCCCATGCCAGCGCGGCAAAGACACCGGTAGCCATTAAAAACCGGGTGTTTGAGGCCTTAAAAGAGCATTATCCCCAGTTTGACCATCATCGCTGGCAAAAGCTGTTTGCCACCATCTGGCTTAATAATCGTCGCTATGTCCTCAACTCGCCACCGCGTCGGGTGGCGCAGCTGGTGTGGTTGTATCAGCAGTGCATTGACCACGATGGAATCTTTTTTGATGTGGAAGAGGCGGATTGCACTGAAGAGGGGATGCCCGGAAAAGGGGCGCGGCTGTTTTTCGGTGTCGGTAATCCCCCTCAAAAAGCTTTTTTGCCACAGGTTGTTGAGGTGTTTAATCGTTTTAATGTCATGATTGATCGGGCCTATTGTCTGACCATCAACAACGGTATTCACCCGTATTTTCTGTCAACGTTCTACGTGACCACAGATCAGGGGATACCTCTTGAAAACGATTCGCCTTTGTTTCAGACCCTGCGCGAAGAGCTGTACAATACCCAGATTTTAAGTTCGCAGTGCGAGACTTACCGTCGTTTGGTGGCTCCGGGAATCATGTCGGGTGTTGATGCGTCACTGATCAGTGCGCTGGTCGGATTCTGTCACACCAACCTGGCCCATAACCATCCTGACAGTTTCGACCTCGAAGGCATTGTACGGGCGTTTTACGCCCATCCGACCATTGCCTTGCAACTGATCGCCCTGTTTCGCTGCCGGTTTGATCCCGATGTGGAGAACCGTGATGAGTTCTACCACCTTGAACTGGACAGCACCCGAAACATGATCGACGAATACACGACCGGGCGGCGTTTTCTCGACGAGTTCAGACGGACGATTTTTCACTGCGCATTGTTGTTTATCCGTCACACCCTGAAGACCAATTTCTACGTCAGGGAAAAACATGCTCTGGCGTTTCGCCTCGATCCGGCCTATCTCGATGAACTCGGCGAGGCGTTCACTGCAGATCTTCCGGCGGAAAGACCGTTTCGCATCAGCTATTTCTACGGCCGGTTCGGCTGTGGATACCATATCGGTTTTTCAGATATTGCCCGAGGTGGCTGGCGCACCCTGATTACCCAGGGACGCGATGATTATGTCACTGCCGCCAATACCCTGTTTCGCGAAAACTATGTGTTGGCCCATACCCAGCACTTGAAAAATAAGGATATCTACGAAGGGGGCTCAAAACTGGTCGCCGTGCTCAATGCCGATGGTGAGAGCACGGAAGACGGAATCCTGCCGTGTCTGTACAAGCTTCAGTTTGGTTTTGTCCATGCCTTTCTGGATCTGTTCGTGACCCGTGAAGATGGCCGTGCCGCCGACGCGCGGGTGGTCGATTACTACGGAGAAGAAGAACCGATTGAACTTGGCCCGGATGAAAATATGCATGACAGCATGGTCGAGTTGATCGCCCAAATGGCAACGCGACGCGGCTACGTGCTGGGCAGCGGCATCATGTCGAGTAAAAAAGTCGGCATCAACCATAAGGAATATGGCGTCACCTCCATTGGTGTGGTCAAGTTTGCCGAGATTGCCATGCGCTGCCAGGGCATTGATATCCACAACGATGCGTTCAGCGTCAAACTGACCGGTGGACCCAACGGCGATGTGGCCGGCAATGCCATGAAGCTGTTGCTGGAACGCTGCCCCCATGTGCGGATCACCACCATTGTCGATGGTGGCGGTGCCTTGTATGATCCGGCCGGAGCCGATCGGGACGCCCTTGGTGCGCTGCTGCTGGTTGATGATATCGACAGCTATGATGTCGAGGCGCTGCATCCGGGGGGCTTTGTGCTGCATCGCCACAATACCCGTCGCAACGGGTTGTGCGAGATGTTCCTCAAGGTCAGCCGCGATGACAACGGCCTGTGCGAAGAATGGATTACCAATGACCAGTTCTACCGTGAATACAACCGGTTGATGGTCGCCTCACGCAGTGATCTGTTTTTGCCCTGTGGCGGCCGTCCCGAAACTCTGGACGACAACACCTGGAGCCGTTTTTTCGACAGCGAGGGCCTGCCCAGTGCCGCCGTCATTGTTGAAGGGGCCAACTCCTTTATTACGCCGAACGCGAGACGAAAGCTCCAGGAAAAAGGGGTGGTGATCCTACGTGACGCCTCGGCCAATAAATGCGGCGTGATTTCATCGTCTTATGAAATCCTTGCCAATCTGATGTTGACGGATCGGGAGTTCCTGTTTCGCAAGGAGCGCTACGTTGAGGACGTGATTGCCCGCCTGAACCAGCGCGCCAGCGATGAAGCACAGCTGATCTTCAACCGCTATGAGCAGCTCGGTGGCGGCACCTTGTACACAGAAATATCCGATGGCATCAGCCGCGAGATCAATCAGGCGTATGCCCGGCTGTTCGAGTTTTTTGAGGACCATCCCGAGCACTGGCGCAAGCCGGAATATCATCGACTGCTGGTGCAGCATCTGCCCGCGGTCATTGGTCAGACCGCGCGTTTTTGCAAACGGATCGCCAACCTTCCGGATAAGATCAAGTCGGCCATACTGGCTAGTGAAATTGCCTCCTCGCTGGTTTATCATGCCTGTGAGCAGGATGAATTCATGGAGCGGGTCCAGCGCCATGTCGAAAAGCTGGGACAGGGCGCGCCATCGTCTAAATAG
- a CDS encoding type I glyceraldehyde-3-phosphate dehydrogenase yields MRMRVAINGFGRIGRRFLWAALEQDSFDVVAINDPAEAATLAHLLRYDSVHGMAPHDVVVEGEALYVGGRRITLCHDLDPRRLPWRALNIDLVAECSGRMTTREHAGQHCEAGARRVAISAPGQELDGTFCYGINHQDYDPQCHRLVSNASCTTNCLAAVCRVVLDSCGLRSAMMNTVHPYTNGQPLLDSAHGDLRRSRGGAGALIPTTTGATRAVVEVLPQLKGRISGMSVRVPVADVSILDLVVEMEKPLCVQQANDAFRQAADGPLHGVLACNDLPLVSRDYLGHPASAIIDTLSTQVVGTRLLRVIAWYDNEAGYAHRLADLVGHMARREMACGRSSVSATDFRQQGVCHG; encoded by the coding sequence ATGCGCATGCGTGTTGCCATCAATGGCTTTGGTCGCATCGGACGGCGTTTCTTGTGGGCAGCCCTTGAGCAGGACAGCTTTGATGTTGTGGCCATTAATGACCCGGCTGAAGCGGCAACCCTGGCCCATTTGCTCCGCTATGACTCCGTCCATGGCATGGCGCCCCATGACGTTGTGGTCGAGGGCGAGGCGCTGTATGTTGGTGGCCGCCGGATCACCCTCTGTCATGATCTTGACCCGCGACGCTTACCCTGGCGGGCTTTGAACATCGATCTGGTGGCCGAGTGCAGCGGGCGCATGACAACCCGAGAACACGCCGGGCAGCATTGCGAGGCCGGAGCGCGGCGGGTGGCCATCAGTGCCCCAGGGCAGGAGTTGGACGGGACCTTTTGTTATGGCATCAACCATCAGGACTATGACCCGCAATGCCATCGTCTGGTGTCCAATGCCTCGTGTACAACCAATTGCCTGGCGGCTGTCTGCCGGGTGGTTCTCGACAGTTGCGGGTTGCGTAGCGCCATGATGAATACGGTGCATCCCTACACCAACGGTCAACCGTTGCTTGACAGCGCCCATGGCGACCTTCGGCGCAGCCGAGGCGGGGCCGGTGCCCTGATTCCAACCACCACCGGAGCGACACGGGCCGTGGTTGAGGTGCTGCCGCAGCTCAAGGGCCGGATCAGTGGCATGTCGGTCCGCGTGCCGGTTGCCGATGTCTCGATTCTTGATCTGGTGGTGGAGATGGAGAAACCACTGTGTGTGCAACAGGCAAATGATGCGTTCCGTCAGGCCGCGGATGGCCCATTGCACGGCGTATTGGCGTGTAACGATCTGCCGCTGGTTTCACGCGATTATCTCGGGCATCCGGCCTCGGCGATTATTGATACCCTGTCCACCCAAGTGGTCGGTACGCGTCTGTTGCGGGTGATTGCCTGGTACGATAATGAAGCCGGTTATGCCCATCGCCTGGCTGATCTGGTTGGACATATGGCGCGTCGTGAGATGGCCTGTGGCCGGTCCAGTGTCAGCGCTACGGATTTTAGACAACAAGGAGTCTGTCATGGTTGA
- the hemL gene encoding glutamate-1-semialdehyde 2,1-aminomutase, with product MVEQCAPRGASSVLFERARRVIPGGVNSPVRAYQSVGGDPLFIQRGEGAYVFDVEGRRYVDYVASWGPMIVGHCHPKVVEAITRAAQQGTSFGAPTVSEIELAEKIRQAFPMMEQLRMVSSGTEATMSAIRLARAATGRQRIIKFEGCYHGHSDGLLVQAGSGLVKTGVPTSPGVPGAVAELTLTARYNDLDSVRQLMAQWGAEVACIIVEPVAGNMGCVPPVDGFLQGLRQVCDDHGSLLIMDEVMTGFRVAHGGAQQRYGVTGDLVTLGKIIGGGLPVGAFGGRADLMALLAPNGQVYQAGTLSGNPLAMSAGIATLNLIAEEGFYRRLEESAAYLEAGLRSAVAQCSVPTCLQRVGAMFCLYFCEGPVTDFTTARQSSSADFARYFHAMLTQGIYLGPAPLESSFLGAAHSREDLDRTIDAAHRACAALNG from the coding sequence ATGGTTGAGCAATGCGCCCCGCGTGGTGCGTCTTCGGTCTTGTTTGAGCGGGCGCGTCGGGTGATTCCCGGCGGCGTCAACAGCCCGGTGCGGGCCTATCAAAGCGTTGGCGGCGATCCGCTGTTTATTCAACGCGGCGAGGGCGCCTATGTGTTTGATGTCGAAGGGCGTCGCTATGTCGATTATGTCGCCTCATGGGGACCGATGATTGTCGGCCATTGCCATCCCAAAGTGGTGGAAGCCATCACCCGAGCCGCGCAACAGGGCACGTCGTTCGGTGCACCGACGGTCAGTGAAATCGAGCTGGCGGAAAAAATCCGACAGGCGTTTCCGATGATGGAACAGCTGCGCATGGTGTCCTCCGGCACTGAGGCGACCATGAGTGCCATTCGCCTGGCGCGGGCCGCCACAGGACGGCAGCGGATTATCAAATTTGAGGGCTGCTACCATGGTCATTCCGATGGTTTGCTGGTCCAGGCCGGAAGTGGTCTGGTTAAGACCGGGGTGCCGACCTCGCCCGGCGTGCCCGGTGCCGTCGCTGAACTGACGTTGACCGCACGCTATAACGACCTCGACAGTGTCCGTCAGCTGATGGCGCAATGGGGTGCGGAGGTGGCCTGTATTATTGTCGAGCCGGTCGCCGGCAATATGGGCTGCGTGCCCCCTGTCGACGGCTTCTTGCAGGGGTTGCGACAAGTGTGCGATGACCACGGCAGTCTGCTGATCATGGATGAGGTGATGACCGGTTTTCGCGTCGCCCACGGTGGTGCTCAGCAGCGCTACGGCGTGACCGGTGATCTCGTCACCCTCGGCAAAATTATCGGCGGCGGTCTGCCGGTGGGAGCGTTTGGCGGTCGTGCAGACCTGATGGCGCTTCTGGCACCCAACGGTCAGGTCTATCAGGCCGGAACCCTGTCCGGTAATCCGTTGGCCATGAGCGCCGGGATTGCGACGCTGAATCTGATTGCCGAAGAGGGTTTTTATCGCCGCCTTGAAGAGAGCGCGGCCTATCTGGAGGCCGGTTTGCGCAGCGCTGTGGCCCAGTGCTCCGTGCCAACCTGCCTGCAACGGGTCGGTGCCATGTTCTGCCTTTATTTTTGTGAAGGCCCGGTCACGGATTTCACCACGGCCCGCCAGAGTAGCAGCGCGGATTTTGCCCGGTATTTTCATGCCATGCTCACGCAAGGGATCTACCTTGGACCGGCCCCTCTGGAGAGTAGTTTCTTGGGCGCGGCACACAGCCGTGAAGATCTTGACCGGACGATTGACGCCGCCCATCGTGCTTGCGCAGCGTTGAACGGATAA
- a CDS encoding NAD-dependent succinate-semialdehyde dehydrogenase, producing MALESLNPATGELLETFNEMSSEEVQTIIEDVHTAYLDWRTTSFAQRKTLMLKAAEVLRQRADTFATMMAQEMGKPLVEGRAEVEKCAVVCEYYANGAEQMLAPEVLESDAGKSYVAFRSQGIILAVMPWNFPFWQVFRFAAPALMAGNVGVLKHASNVPRCALAIEKVFVDAGFPADVFRTLMIGSAKVNAVIEHPYVVATTLTGSDIAGRKVAEKSGAMLKKTVMELGGSDPFIVLEDADLDDAAAMGTKGRCLNSGQSCIAAKRFIVVDAVYDAFVEKFTAHMAALTMGDPCDESTQIGPQAREDLMMELHGQVQASVAAGASVLLGGEPAGKAAFYPPTILANVAKGMPAYSEEFFGPVAIVIRVKDAEEALFVANDTEFGLGGSVWTQDVAKGEQLAAQVRAGAVFVNGIVKSDPRLPFGGVGISGFGRELSHYGIKEFVNIQTVWIK from the coding sequence ATGGCGTTGGAATCATTAAACCCGGCAACCGGCGAGTTGCTCGAAACTTTTAACGAAATGAGCAGTGAAGAGGTCCAGACGATTATCGAAGATGTGCATACCGCCTATCTCGACTGGCGTACCACATCATTTGCTCAGCGAAAAACCTTGATGCTTAAGGCCGCCGAGGTGTTAAGGCAGCGTGCGGATACCTTTGCCACCATGATGGCCCAGGAGATGGGCAAGCCGCTGGTTGAGGGGCGTGCTGAAGTTGAGAAATGCGCTGTTGTCTGTGAATATTATGCCAACGGTGCCGAGCAGATGCTGGCTCCTGAAGTGCTGGAGAGCGACGCTGGAAAGTCCTATGTTGCATTTCGTTCACAGGGGATTATCCTCGCGGTCATGCCGTGGAACTTTCCGTTCTGGCAGGTGTTTCGTTTTGCGGCTCCGGCGCTGATGGCGGGCAATGTCGGAGTGCTCAAGCATGCCTCCAATGTGCCGCGCTGCGCGTTGGCCATTGAGAAGGTTTTTGTCGATGCCGGGTTCCCGGCCGATGTCTTTCGCACACTGATGATCGGTTCGGCCAAGGTCAATGCTGTTATCGAACACCCCTACGTGGTGGCGACAACATTGACGGGAAGCGACATTGCCGGACGTAAGGTCGCTGAAAAATCCGGGGCCATGCTCAAGAAAACCGTTATGGAGCTGGGCGGCAGTGATCCGTTTATCGTGCTCGAAGATGCCGATCTCGATGATGCAGCGGCCATGGGGACCAAAGGGCGTTGTCTGAATTCCGGGCAGAGCTGCATCGCGGCCAAGCGCTTTATTGTCGTGGACGCTGTCTACGATGCCTTTGTTGAGAAGTTTACCGCACACATGGCGGCGTTGACCATGGGCGACCCCTGTGATGAGTCCACGCAGATTGGTCCTCAGGCGCGTGAAGATTTGATGATGGAACTGCACGGTCAGGTTCAGGCCAGTGTCGCTGCCGGTGCAAGTGTGTTGCTGGGCGGTGAACCTGCCGGAAAGGCCGCGTTTTACCCGCCGACGATTCTGGCCAACGTAGCAAAGGGTATGCCCGCCTACAGTGAAGAATTTTTTGGCCCGGTCGCCATTGTCATTCGTGTCAAGGACGCCGAGGAGGCCCTCTTTGTCGCCAATGACACCGAGTTCGGTCTCGGTGGCTCGGTCTGGACGCAGGATGTGGCCAAAGGCGAACAGCTCGCCGCTCAGGTGCGCGCCGGGGCTGTATTCGTCAATGGCATCGTCAAAAGTGATCCGCGTCTACCGTTTGGCGGCGTCGGCATCTCCGGTTTTGGCCGCGAACTGTCCCATTACGGTATTAAAGAGTTTGTCAATATCCAGACCGTGTGGATTAAGTAA
- a CDS encoding aminobutyraldehyde dehydrogenase, whose protein sequence is MAQGIWIDGAWKASQGGVIEVENPATGEIVGEVANATQQDVDAAVASSKEAFYDGRWSRKTPAQRAAVLFKMADIIEERQEEIARIESEDTGKPYLNLTMVADIPFSADNLRFFAGAARDTAGSKAGEYAEGYTSMLRSEPCGVSAGICPWNYPFMMAAWKIGPALAAGCTSIIKPASITPRSTLLMGEIAKQAGLPDGVLNILTGGIGRALTEHSDIRMVSLTGATETGTQIMRGAADTVKRVHLELGGKAPLVVFADADVDVVAEKTVIGAFFNSGQDCTGATRILVERPALEKMTEAIVAATRNLKVGMPFDDTTEMGSLISKGHLESVDGFVQRAIADGAKLLTGGTTLDINPGGYFYAPTVLTQVAQDSEIVQKEVFGPVITIQAFDTEEQALAMSNDCDFGLASSVFTRDIGRALRVSNQLEYGCVWVNDHLPLTSEMPHGGFKQSGFGKDLSIEAIHDYQVSKHVMISLD, encoded by the coding sequence ATGGCCCAAGGGATCTGGATTGACGGCGCGTGGAAAGCATCACAAGGTGGTGTGATTGAAGTGGAAAACCCGGCCACCGGCGAAATTGTCGGCGAAGTGGCCAATGCCACCCAACAGGATGTGGATGCTGCGGTTGCCTCTTCGAAAGAGGCGTTTTACGATGGGCGCTGGTCACGAAAAACCCCGGCACAGCGCGCAGCCGTGCTGTTTAAAATGGCCGATATTATTGAAGAACGTCAAGAGGAAATTGCCCGCATCGAATCCGAAGACACGGGTAAACCCTACCTCAACCTGACCATGGTTGCCGATATTCCGTTCAGCGCCGATAATCTGCGTTTCTTTGCCGGCGCAGCGCGTGATACTGCGGGCAGCAAGGCCGGAGAATATGCCGAGGGCTATACGTCTATGTTGCGTTCCGAGCCGTGCGGTGTAAGTGCCGGGATCTGCCCCTGGAACTATCCGTTCATGATGGCGGCGTGGAAAATCGGCCCAGCGTTGGCCGCTGGATGTACCTCCATCATCAAACCCGCTTCCATCACCCCGCGTTCGACCTTGCTGATGGGTGAAATTGCCAAACAGGCCGGGTTGCCCGATGGCGTTCTCAACATTCTGACCGGTGGTATCGGCCGTGCCTTGACCGAACACTCGGATATCCGCATGGTGAGTCTGACCGGAGCAACGGAAACCGGTACCCAGATCATGCGCGGGGCCGCGGACACGGTGAAGCGTGTTCATCTCGAACTCGGTGGCAAGGCGCCCCTGGTGGTGTTTGCTGATGCCGATGTTGATGTCGTTGCCGAAAAAACCGTAATCGGTGCCTTTTTCAACAGTGGCCAGGATTGCACGGGCGCCACGCGGATTTTGGTGGAGCGCCCGGCGCTGGAAAAAATGACGGAGGCCATTGTCGCCGCTACCAGAAACCTCAAGGTTGGCATGCCGTTTGACGATACCACTGAAATGGGCTCCTTGATTTCCAAAGGCCATCTGGAGTCGGTGGACGGTTTTGTTCAGCGTGCCATCGCCGATGGTGCCAAACTGCTCACCGGTGGTACGACATTGGACATCAACCCCGGCGGTTATTTTTATGCGCCTACCGTCCTGACCCAGGTCGCCCAGGATTCGGAGATTGTCCAGAAAGAGGTCTTTGGCCCGGTGATTACCATTCAGGCCTTCGATACAGAAGAACAAGCCCTCGCCATGAGCAACGACTGCGACTTTGGTCTGGCTTCTTCAGTCTTTACCCGCGATATCGGCCGTGCTCTGCGCGTTTCCAACCAGCTCGAATACGGCTGCGTGTGGGTGAATGATCATTTGCCCCTGACCTCGGAAATGCCCCATGGCGGCTTTAAACAATCTGGTTTCGGCAAGGACTTGTCCATCGAAGCCATTCACGACTATCAGGTGAGCAAGCACGTGATGATTTCCCTCGACTGA
- a CDS encoding single-stranded DNA-binding protein has translation MVNKVILVGNLGKDPELRYTPSGAAVVNFSLATSETYKDRDGNRQTKTEWHNIVAWRQLAEICGKYLHKGKQIYIEGSLQTRKWQDRDGNDRYTTEIIANQMQMLGRADDNSGGGYQSGGQGGYDNASGQQYGGQPQQSYSNTATQPQAQPQAQPQAQPQQQRTQQRPAPVYEEPVFNPDDEIPF, from the coding sequence ATGGTAAACAAGGTGATCCTGGTCGGTAATCTCGGTAAAGACCCTGAACTGCGCTACACCCCCTCCGGTGCTGCCGTAGTCAACTTCTCACTGGCAACCAGCGAAACCTATAAAGACCGCGACGGTAACCGTCAGACAAAAACCGAATGGCACAATATCGTTGCCTGGCGGCAACTGGCGGAGATTTGCGGCAAATACCTGCACAAGGGCAAGCAGATCTACATTGAAGGATCACTGCAAACCCGTAAATGGCAGGACCGCGACGGCAATGATCGTTACACAACGGAAATCATTGCCAACCAGATGCAGATGCTCGGTCGCGCTGATGACAACAGCGGTGGTGGCTATCAGAGCGGTGGCCAAGGCGGCTACGACAATGCCTCCGGCCAACAATACGGCGGCCAGCCGCAACAGTCTTACAGCAACACAGCCACACAGCCACAAGCACAGCCACAAGCACAGCCACAAGCACAGCCACAACAGCAGCGTACGCAACAACGTCCGGCACCGGTGTATGAAGAACCGGTGTTCAACCCGGACGATGAGATTCCGTTTTAG